AAGTATTCACATGAAGATCTATAATTTTTGAAATTTCATTTGCACCTACAATCATATTTTTAGCTAGTATTATAGCTACTCTTTTATTACCATATTTTGCTTTACAGTCTAGAAGTGTTGTTAACAAATCAGAACTAGGGACATTTATTTCTATGATAGGTATATCTGTTTGTATTTTTTTAAGGATTTCTGCTAACAATCCTCGAGTTATTATAACATCCGCATCAATTGAAATGTTTTTCACATTATTTTCCGTAACGACTATTTCATTTAACATATAGTCCTCTTTATAAGAGGAACAGTAAGTGAGATTGTGTTTCTCGAACGTATCAAATGCTATTTCAATAAAGTTTTTTTGAGGTACAACTAAAGCTATTTTAATCATGAATACCTCCAGTATATTATATTTATAATTTAAATTATTGTATTGTGCAACGTTATGATGCAAAATTTTGATGTTGCACAACTGAATGTTGTATTATTATTTTATAGCAAGAGGGAGAAATTGTAAAGATGTATAAAACCTAGAAAAACACTGGGTTCTAGTTTTTTAAAACTACACAAAATATTTTGGCACGTTAATTGCTAGTATTATGAAATTAAGTAACTCTAGAGAACTTAAATTATTAATTTTCAAAAGCATTAAAAATAATAAAATTTTCATTAGGAGGTCACTATGCTACAATTAAATGAGGTGTTTGACAATAAAGTCAAATGGATGCTTAAAGACAAGAAAAAGACAATAGGTGCTTGGTTGCAAATAGGAAGCCCATTTACTTCAGAAATATTTGCAAAAGCAGGTTTTGATTGGTTAATGATTGACATGGAACATGGGCCTGGAGATATTATGACTTTGATATCGCAATTACAAGCTATGAGTAAATATGGAACAGTACCTTTGGTTAGAGCACCTTGGAATGACTTTGTTGCCATCAAAAAGATTTTAGATGCAGGAGTATATGGTATATTAGTTCCGTATGTAAATAATAAAAAAGAAGCAGAAGCAGCTGTGGCAGCTTGCAGATATCCTACGATGGGAGTTCGTGGTGTTGCTCCAAGCCCAAGAGCAGGAGGCTTTGGAATGAATAGTGCTAATTATTTAGAAAATGCCAATAACGAGATAATGGTAATGGTAGCTATTGAGACACCAGAAGCTGTGGAAAATATTGAGGAGATAGTCCAAGTTGAAAATTTAGATGGAATATTTATTGGACCAATGGATTTAGCTACTTCCATGGGAAGTTTTTGTAATCCAAATTCTCAAGAAGTCAAAGAAGCAATAAGTAAAGTTGAAAAGGCTGTTTTGAAAACAGATAAATTTTTAGGAACTGTGGCTGGTAACATTGAGCAGGCAACTGTACTTTATGAAAAAGGGTATAGCTTTGTAGTGACTATGTCTGATAGTACAACATTAGGAAAGCTTGCTATAAACACAGTAAAGCAATTTAGAGAGCAATATTCTTCTAGATAAATTTAGATCAGCTATAAAAAGTTAACGATTTATTAGAAAAAGATTTTAAAATGTATTTTGAGCTTACTGCCCTAAAAAGGGGACAGTAAGTCAAGGCTTAGTATCTTTCGATAACCCTTTATGATAAGTATTAATGTTATTCATTTAAGCAAGTTGAAGAACTTTTATGGCTATTAGCAAACTTAAAAGATTTAGACATTACATTTCCTAAAGAATCTATAATGGTTGCTTCATAGCTGTTTTTAGCTATATTAATACCTACAATAATTATATCATATTTTATACTAAGCTTCTGGATTAGAGAGAAACCCTATTTCAGCTTGGATAGGTAGTATTTAAGAAATATAAGACTCATTAAGTTTATTATACGAGAGGAGGTGATTAGGATCGGAAAGCTAGTATTTTTGCCTCAAGATATAGATAGTGCAGGGAAGGAATATTTAATTAGCCAAGGATATGAACTTTTAATTGGAAAAGGTATATCTGAAGAAGATCTTATTAAAGGAATTGAAGAATGTGATGCAATGGTGGTTAGAATGGGGAATTTTAATAGAAAGGTTCTATGGGCTGGGAAGAATCTAAAATTTATAGCTAGACATGGTGTAGGGCTGGATAATATTGACCTAGAAGCATGTAAAGAACTGGGAATCATGGTTTCAAATGATCCTTATTCAAATATAAATGCAGTTGCGGAACATACACTCTCTATGATTCTTGCATTATCTAAAAATATAGTTAATTTTCATAATGAATTTAAAGAAAACGGTTTTCATGTAAGAAATCAGATTTGTAA
This window of the Natronincola ferrireducens genome carries:
- a CDS encoding HpcH/HpaI aldolase family protein; amino-acid sequence: MLQLNEVFDNKVKWMLKDKKKTIGAWLQIGSPFTSEIFAKAGFDWLMIDMEHGPGDIMTLISQLQAMSKYGTVPLVRAPWNDFVAIKKILDAGVYGILVPYVNNKKEAEAAVAACRYPTMGVRGVAPSPRAGGFGMNSANYLENANNEIMVMVAIETPEAVENIEEIVQVENLDGIFIGPMDLATSMGSFCNPNSQEVKEAISKVEKAVLKTDKFLGTVAGNIEQATVLYEKGYSFVVTMSDSTTLGKLAINTVKQFREQYSSR